Part of the Candidatus Zixiibacteriota bacterium genome, CCACCCTTTGACACCTCTTTTGCTCTGGCGGGGGGGCAGACCGCTATCGCTGTTTTCGATTTTACGGTGCCGGTCGGGACGCCTCTGGCGACTCGCAACCGAATCAATCTGGCCGTGCAGTCGCAGGGAGACCCTGCCGTCATGAGTTCCACGACAGCGCCATTCCGGATAATTCTGCAGCGCGGCGACGCCAATTTTAGCGGTAATATGGGCGTCCAGGACATTACTTATCTGATAAATTACTTATATAAGGGGGGACCAGCTCCCATGCCCGCTATCTCAGCGGGTGATATGACTTGTGATGGGTTGGTGAATATAATGGATGCTACGGCCATTATTCGTTACCTGTATCAGGGGGGGGCCAATTCCCCCTGCAATCCGTTTTAAAAAATAGACCGGATGGTAAAATTTTCGCTTGACTAAATATTTTTATTCTGTTATACAAAAGCCAAGCTAGTTACATCCTGACTTTCGATCCCATAAAGTTTGGAGGATAACAAGGAAGTTAACTGATTAAAAGGAGAGGGGGAAAGATGGATTCCGGTTTGGAACCGAAAATCCTGATTTGTGTTGAATGCGGACAGGAGTTCGTATTCACGATTAATGCGCAGGAGTATTTCGCTGAAAAAGGTTACACGGAAGAACCGAAACGGTGCAAACACTGCCATATGCAGCACAAACGGGATAAGCGGACTGGCCCGGCCGAGGTCAATAAAATTGATGTCGGAACATTGTATCCCGAGTAGTCTAACTTCAAAAGCCCCGGTCAAGCGACCGAGGCTTTCTATTTGCCGGGGAAGCGCCGAGGGGGAGGTGGCGGCATTTTCCCCGGCCGGACCGAAATATTCTTCGGTCGTCATTTAATCAAAGTCATTTTTCTGGTCTCTCTACCTACTTCGGTCACCAATTCATAGAAATAGATGCCGGAGGGAACCGGCCGCCCGGCCTCATCGGTTCCATCCCAGGTTATTTCCGTCGATCCTGCGGGATATCGCCCTTTGAGAAGCTCGCGAATTGGATTTCCCAGAATATTGAAAATGGTCATAGTGACCTCTGTTCCCCGGGCCAGGTCAAACCTGATTCGGGTAGAGGGATTAAAGGGATTGGGATGGTTTTGTCTCAGGACGGTCCGCTCAGGGAGCAAATCGGTCCTTTCATCATCGACGGCACTGGCCAAAGAGACTTGCAGGCTAGCGGTCATAAGTGCGGCTGAGGGAGAAATGTCGCTTACGGCTACAATGCTATTAGCACCCGCATAAGAGTTGGTGCTGGGCAGAGTAGTGGAAGAAAAGGATGTGTGAGCGCCGCTGCCCGGGAAAGGATCGCCGGCATTTCCTGATGAGCTGTTTTTTTCCATTTCAAACAGTCCGTCAGACTGCTCCAGTGCCACCCGATAGTGACCATTGGCCTCATAACCGGGATACCATTGTTTATCATTGCCGGGCCTGGTTTCATCGATATGCCATATAAGGAGCCCTGATGAGGGAAGATAACTGTCGTATCCGGTCTTTTGCCGATTCTCAATGAGGAAGTATTCATCGGCCAGACTGCCGCCGGACCAGAGCCGATATATATCGCCGCCTCCTTCCACGCCAGGGATGAAAGCGTTGTTGATATTGGCGACGACGTTGGTGGCACTGGCGAACCCGAACCGGATACGCGACCAGGCGTCGGGGTGGGCGGGGTAATCCCCTCGGCCAGTCGGACCATTCCAGCTGCCGTAGGCCATCAGCGACCACTTTCCGATTCCGTATGAATCGCGTGGGGTATCGGTATCATACAGGTCGGGGAGTCCGAGGATGTGTCCCAGTTCATGGCAGAAGACGCCGCAGGTTATGTCACCGGGGGTATACCAGTATTCGGGTTGAATGCAATATTCATTTATATAGACGCCGTCTTTCGACCGTGGGACGATACCCCACTTATGGGACCAGATGTCGTTATCGCTCCAGGTTACTTCAGCGCCGGGTCCGGTATGGACCAATATGAGGGCGTCGACAAAACCGTCCAAATCATTGTCGTAATTGGAAAAATCAACCAGCGGATTAACCAGATCGACGATATCCTCACAGAGTTTCTGAGAATTCTGTGGATAGGCGCCCATGCCGTTTTGCCCGTTGCAGTAATAGGCATAGGTCTGTGGCGCACTTGTCCAGCCGATTGTAGAAGGGAGATTAACGGTAACGATATCGAGTTGACCGTAGGAAATCTCCTTATAATAGTTGCGTACCGTACTTTGGCGGTCAATGAATATCAATGTATCGAACGCGGATGCCTCCACCGAGCTGTTCTTGTCGGCGAATTTTAGGAGAATGGCCAGGGCATTGAATGTGCCTTTTGCAGATTGGGCGATTGGTGATGCCACCTTCCGCGGAGAATCAATTCCCTGTTCCATTAATTTCATCCTGTTTTCCAGATAATAGGGAAGTGGAGAGCCCTTCTTTGTTTCCTCGTTGTATCGTTCCGGGTTGGGCGGCATGGCGAAAGCAAGACTGCCAAGCCAGACGAACATGCCGAGAAACGAAATTACGGCTGTTCTATGTATATTCCTGCTAAGAGTTTTCATCACAATTGACTCCTGCACTAGAATTCAAGACCGGTTGAGAGAGCCAGATGGAGCCCTTTGCTCTCGTTGAAATTAAAGCCGCTGTGGTTGGATACGGCCAGGTCGAGATAATAGAAGGCCAGATCAAACCCCAATCCGCCGGAAAGAACCGATCCTTTGCCGCCGCCCAGCGAATAGCCGCCGCGAAGCGGCAGGAAATGCAGGAGTCGATATTCGGCGCCCGCTGAGATGCGGGGTTTGGAGGTGGCGCCGGCAGCCAGGCGGAAACCCTGCTCCCAATCAACGGCCCAGAGGAGCTTGCCGGCAGTGTGCGCCAGCCCCACTCTCATGACCGTCGGAAGAGTTGATTCGAAGCCGGGAATGTCTCGTGAGTATTCATCCGACACAACAATGGAATCATTCATGGTGGCCAGGGTAAGAGAATCAAAGCTGAAGTGGTAACCATGTTCCTCAGTATTCTTATTCCAGGTCATAT contains:
- a CDS encoding zinc-ribbon domain containing protein; this encodes MDSGLEPKILICVECGQEFVFTINAQEYFAEKGYTEEPKRCKHCHMQHKRDKRTGPAEVNKIDVGTLYPE
- a CDS encoding M6 family metalloprotease domain-containing protein codes for the protein MKTLSRNIHRTAVISFLGMFVWLGSLAFAMPPNPERYNEETKKGSPLPYYLENRMKLMEQGIDSPRKVASPIAQSAKGTFNALAILLKFADKNSSVEASAFDTLIFIDRQSTVRNYYKEISYGQLDIVTVNLPSTIGWTSAPQTYAYYCNGQNGMGAYPQNSQKLCEDIVDLVNPLVDFSNYDNDLDGFVDALILVHTGPGAEVTWSDNDIWSHKWGIVPRSKDGVYINEYCIQPEYWYTPGDITCGVFCHELGHILGLPDLYDTDTPRDSYGIGKWSLMAYGSWNGPTGRGDYPAHPDAWSRIRFGFASATNVVANINNAFIPGVEGGGDIYRLWSGGSLADEYFLIENRQKTGYDSYLPSSGLLIWHIDETRPGNDKQWYPGYEANGHYRVALEQSDGLFEMEKNSSSGNAGDPFPGSGAHTSFSSTTLPSTNSYAGANSIVAVSDISPSAALMTASLQVSLASAVDDERTDLLPERTVLRQNHPNPFNPSTRIRFDLARGTEVTMTIFNILGNPIRELLKGRYPAGSTEITWDGTDEAGRPVPSGIYFYELVTEVGRETRKMTLIK